The window GCCACCGTGCGCAACGAACACCCGCGTCTTCCCTTTTTCATGAAGTACTATCGCGATCTCGGTGCCAACCATTTCTTCTTCGTGGACAATGACAGCACCGACGGCACCCGCGAATACCTCACCGCGCAGGAAGATGCGTCCGTCTGGACAACAACCGGCAGCTACAAGCGTGCCAAGTTCGGGATGGACTGGCTCAACGCCCTGCTGAACCTCCACGCCCACGATCACTGGGTGCTTGTCGTCGATGTCGACGAGTTCTTCGTCTATCCCAAGATCGATACACGCCCGCTGCGTGCCCTAACGGACTGGCTGGACGCCTCCCGCCGCCGCACGTTCGGCGCCATGTTGATTGATATGTACTCGAAAAGTCCGATCACCGACAATGTCTACCAACCGGGTGACAACCCTTTCGATACACTTAATTTTTTCGACAGCGGAAACTACGTCTACGAACAGAACCACAAGTATTTCAACCTGTGGATTCAGGGCGGCCCCCGTCAGCGCGTGTTCTTCTCCGATCAGCCGGAACTTGGCCCCGCGCTCAACAAGATTCCGCTGGTCAAATGGACGTTCGGCAATGTCTACATCTCCTCCACCCACACGATCCTGCCGCGCGGCCTCAACCGCGTCTATGACCAATGGGGCGGAGAAAAGGCGAGCGGTTGCCTGCTGCACGCCAAGTTCCTCTCGTTCTTCGCCGACAAGGCGGAGGAGGAACTGGA of the Algicella marina genome contains:
- a CDS encoding glycosyltransferase family 2 protein produces the protein MPWMETTRLRRERVEWQFRAAKKFLQLRNVVDRTREIAKGDILVFATVRNEHPRLPFFMKYYRDLGANHFFFVDNDSTDGTREYLTAQEDASVWTTTGSYKRAKFGMDWLNALLNLHAHDHWVLVVDVDEFFVYPKIDTRPLRALTDWLDASRRRTFGAMLIDMYSKSPITDNVYQPGDNPFDTLNFFDSGNYVYEQNHKYFNLWIQGGPRQRVFFSDQPELGPALNKIPLVKWTFGNVYISSTHTILPRGLNRVYDQWGGEKASGCLLHAKFLSFFADKAEEELDRGQHYAASREYRAYQSHLVEGQGLWTPNSTRYTGWKQLENLGLISSGGWL